ttttttttttttttttgataaacactgACTAggtttatttacttattttcccatatcaaaaaaattatttttgataataaagGGTTTTCAACTAatattgtgtttggttgctaacAAAATAATGACTGGGTTTGAGTTCTTGTTTGTTCTTactcaaaataaaactagatctcaatttatattattttttgtttttatttctgttttttccttttttttcatttagttaaaattcataaattaattttttgtttttaaaagatgacttggcatttttttgagaacatgacttggcatttttaaaatgctaaatattatattatattattattttaatgctgACGTCAGCATTTAGTGTGCCAGCGATGCACTCCGTCTGCCACCTAGAACtttgccgttagggcactgacggaaaggactaaaatagatggtatttttctaaatagggatCAAAAGcagtgaaaataaaagatagggaccaaagtggaaatcacgtgaaaatgtagggacgaaaatgtggttttcgcctctattttatgtatagtttttaaAAGTCTcttatagttgaataagagatttgaaattcaatttccGCTTACATAAAAAAACTGATTGATatcttggtttgataataaagagctattatcaaaGTAGACGCCATAAGTGCTCTTTAAGGATGAGTTATTGTGGGGTCcatcttataaaaaattgacaaaattaaagtGATAGGTAGAACTCAAAAAGTTAGATTTATTTACTTCACACCCTATGAAACTGGTCAGAAATATAACATAACACAAAAATATGACATAAAGGAAGCACCTTACCTTGTcttctcttaaaaaatatatatatatatatatatatcaaaaaaaaaaaaaaaaaaaaaacgtctaGTTGTAAGTGTCATGCGTCATGCCTTCTCTCAAGGGGGGTATTGGCCAACCTTGTTGATAACTTCTCTCATCTTGAGAGCTTTCTCTCATCTCCGTTTGTGTTTGACGGCGCCATTTGTTTCGGCGTTGTTCCCCTTACCGTAGTTATCCCATATCTTTCCATATCTCTCTACCTTTCACTTCCTTCTTGTCTTTCCATTCTCTTTATGACTCTCCTATCCCTTTAGCTTATACCTCTGTTCACCCACTTATTTCGTTTTTTGGGTCTTGTTTGCTTGGTCCGTGTATAGTGGATTGATTGTGCCTCCTTTTCAACctttctttattctttgttCTACCTTTCGTTTTCAACTTTTTAGCcatcttttcttctcttctccacctgtctccttttcttttttctttttttaactttccttGTCTTCTTCCTATCCGTGTCTTACTCTGTTTTCTTTGAATTCTTGCTCTTTATCTGCCTTGCTGAACATGGGGGACCAGATTCCAGCAAGGGAGTATGGGTGGATTGAAAGCAGTGGGTCCGATATCAGTGTTGGCCCATTTACAAAAGAAAGTGATGACTCTTCTTAGTTCAATGATGGTTATGAGACACCTTTTGCTAGGCATGGGCCAGTTATTGAAGCGGATACTGAGAATCTCAACATGCAAAGAGAGTTCTGGAATCATTGTGCCTTTGGATTCCTTTTGGACTACAGGAAGTTTTCCGTTCACCATCTACAACAAATTATCAACTCTGCATGGAGGATTAGAGGTGTGGTTTCTGTCATTGGAAGGGATTCGTTTTTCTATATACTGCATTTTGAAGTCCTGGAAGATCTAAACCATTTCTGCTCTGAGGGCCCATGGGCTGTAGATGGTGCGCTTCCGATTTTGGAGAAATGGAAGCCTAACTTGGTTGTAAGTCGTTTACAACTTAATTTTGTCTCTATATGGGTTCAATTACATGGACTTCCTCTAGAGTATCAATATCCTGAGTTGGCAGAACGCATGGGTCAAATCATGGGCATTCTGGAAAGAGTGGATTGGGAGGACAGTATTCCCAGAAATATTAGATTTTTGAGGGTGAGGGTTCGAATTGATCCCTGGATGCCATTAATGGCAGGTTTTATGCTCAATCTTGATGATGGCACTCGGACTTGGGTGCACTCACTGTGGTTTAATTGGTCACATGAGGGGTCAATGCAACGTGAGTTTGGATGAGATCGAGAGAATGCTTATCCATCAGAGAAACCGGATCCAACGCATGCACCAGGTACAGTTTGGGTTTGACTCTTTAGAACCCCATTTTCACAACGAGTTGAGGGCTTTTTATAACAAAAGAAGGAGGTGGACTACCCGTGTAAGGTATGGTAACCTTCAACAGCCTCATCACCCACATGCACACCCTGTTTCAACCCCAGCTTCCCCTGTTTCTAACCCCTCCAACCCTGAACACCTCCGAGATGAAAGTCTACCCTTGTTTCCTAACCCAGAGACTCCACATATCCCTATTCCACCAGGTATCTTTTCATCTCAACCTCCTTTGGACAACACCCAACCTGAACATGAACATGCAACTCTTAATTCAGCAATTTTATCCCTTTCTTTAAGTAATCATCCCATTTCTCAATCTCCCCTCATTTCCCCTGCCTCCTCCCCTGATCATCCTCCTAATCCTGTCAATTCTACTAACCATAACCCGAACCATACTTTGCATACCTCTCAGCCTCTTGACCATAATCCTGAGAGTTCTGCTACCTTTACCCTGCGCCCTCCGTGTGCTTTACCTTCAGAATCCAATTTGCATTGGACTTGGATAGGAGAACATGGCCCTTTCATGACTAATAGCACCTTAAGAGAGATTTCGAGGTCCAACTCTGATACTGATAGTGATGAGACTGTTCTTATGTTCAATTTAGACAGGCTAAATGAAGGCTGTCCTGATTGGGTATGTAGGGATGCATGGAGTAGGGGACAAATACCTGTGATACCTGATCCTTTTATTGACAATTTAGTCCAAGGAGTGGATAGAGATAGACTTAGATTGGAAGTTGGTGATTCAAGTACTGGTCCTCAGATTAGAAGGATTCAAGACTTGGGCCAGGATGAGTCTTGGATCCAATACTTAGCAGATGATGAACCACAGGTGGAGTCTGCCCACAATCGTACAGTTAGCTTGGACACTGGGCTAAGCAACATTCATAATACAGCAATTACAAACCTTGGTCCTGGCCCACCCTCTCCTGCTTCAGTTGCTTCTGATCCGGGTCAACATATTAATTTGCAGTGTGGGACAGATTTGGTTAGCAGTCAAGTGCCTCCTAAGAAGAGATTCAGGATAGATATTGGACGGCTAGGGAGAAACATCCGCCAAAAGCTTCTCTGTGGATTCTTCTCAAAGGAAGGTACCAAATTTGATACCATTGATCCTCCATCTTTTAATATTGATTCTGCTTGTCATACAAATGTAGAAGCTCCATTTTATCCAAAAGGGTGCTGGGAAGCTGACCCTAATCAGCTTCCCCAGCAGCCATGAGGATCCTAAGCTAGAATTGCAGAGGTTTGGGCAAGCCCTCTGCAATTCTACAATGCCAACAAAAGCCCATGAATTTAAACTTGATATTATGTTTCTAATGGTAGTCGAAGGCAAAGGGAAAGAAGTGTGGACTAGATGTGGGTTTTCAGATGGATGGGAAGTTCCTAGAATGGGTTTTAGTGGGGGCCTGATTTTAGCTTGGATGAATAGACCTAATCTTAagattaattttgtttctaatCATTTGATTCACACTGAGCTTTTGGATAATAAAGGTTTTCCTGTTTCTATTACTTTTGTCTATGGACACCCTGAACATGATAAAAGGGAGGAGGTTTGGCAACAACTATCTTCCCTTAAAGCTTCTGCCCATCCTTGTTGGTTATGTATAGGGGACTTCAACCAGGTTTTAAACGATGAGGAAAAGTTTTCCTTCTCACAAGGCACTATTGTGGGTGCAAAGCTTTTTCAACAAGTCATTTCTAATCTCCAATTGGATGAATAACAGGGAGGGGAATGAATTTGTTATGGAGAGAATTGATAGGGCTTTTGCTTCAGTGGAGTGGATCAACATGTACCCTCTCTACTCCCTTAGAAATCTCCCAATAATTAGGTCAGATCATGGCCCAATCCTTTTGGACTTTGAACTCCAAACCCCCTTCAGATCCAGACCCTTTAGATTTAAGCTTATGTGGACTAAACACCCTAATTGTACGAGTATGATTCAACAAGCCTGGTCTACTAAGTCAACGGGTTCTAGGGCTGTTCAATTAAGGCATAAAATCCTAAATGTCAAGAAAACTGCTACTGAATGGAACAAATCAGTTTTTGGGAAGGTAGAGAGGGATATTAAGCCTAAACAGGCTCAGTTGCAGCAAATTCAAAATTCCTTAGATTCTATTGAGGATGTTAGGAAGGAGAGGCAACTTAGAAGTGAATTGGAAGACCTTATGAATAAGGAAGAATTAATGTGGGCACAAAAGGCTAGAACTAAGTGGATAATACAGGGAGACAggaatacaaaatattttcagacGGTTGTCAAGCAGAGAAGAGCCAAAAACAAGATTGTACAAATCAAAGATCCTAATGGAAACATTACTGATAATCTAATGGAcattgaaagtattttggtcGGGCATTTCAAAAATTCTTTTAGTAACAATAATCAGTCCAACTTTCTTGATATTGTTCATGATCTTCAATCCTTGCCCAATCCTTCTCTCTCTGATCAGCATAGAAGCCTTCTGAATGCTCCCATTACACCTACTGAGATTGAACACAATGTCTTCCAACTTGGCTCTCACAAAGCACCCGGACCTGATGGTCTTCCAGCCTTCTTCTTTCAAGAATTTTGGGGCATTGTTAAGTGAGATGTTATAAACACTGTTCAAGCTTTTTTCCACTCAGGGTCACTTTTTAAACCTCTTAATCATACCTTCATCACCCTTATCCCCAAGATTCCTTTCCCTGATGATGTCTCTCACTTTAGGCCcattagtctttgtaatgttatttacaaAGTCATATCCAAAATTCTAGTGAATAGACTCAAACCTCTCATGGACAGCCTTATAACACCCTATCAAAATGCTTTCATTAAAGGCAGGAACATTACTGATAACATTCTTATTGCTCATGAGATTCTGGATGTGCTTAGGAAGAAAAAAGGTAGACAGGCTTGCTTTGGAGTTCTTAAAATTGACATGAGTAAGGCCTATGATAGGGTCGACTGGACTTTTCTTAAGGCTGTCCTTACTGTTATGAAGTTTGAGGAAAGATGGATTCAGTGGATAATGGAATGTGTGACTTCTGTTAGTTATACATTGCTTGTTAATAGGAATCTAACATCCTCTTTTAAGCCTTCCCAAGAACTACGACAGGGAGATCCTCTCTCTCCCTATTTATTCCTGTTTTGTGCCAATATCCTTTCTATTGCCTTATTGCAAGCTGAAAATCAGAAACAATTAAAAGGTGTGAAGATTGGTAGGAATGGTCTCTCATTCACTCATCTCCTTTTTGCGGAtgactctcttttctttttcaaaaaggaTGATATGtcagttacaaaattgattgccATCTTGGACTGGTATTGTTCTATCTTTGGACAGaaaattaatttggaaaaatcGGATCTCTATTGCTCTCCTAACATGGCTGCTGTGGACAAAGAATCTCTTGCTTCTACACTTCATGTCAATCTGGTTCAGAATCCAGCTAAGTACCTTGGAATGACTTTTAAGATGAGGGGAAATAGATGCGCAGACTTTCATTTTCTGGTAGATAAGCTCCATTCTAGACTTCAAGGTTGGAAGGCTAAACTCTTATCACAAGCTGGTAGAACTACACTCATCTCTTTTGTTCTCCAATCTCTTCCCCTCTATGCTTTTTCCTGTTTCAGGGTACCTGATACCATTTGCAACAAAATGGATGCCGTTGTAAGAGCCTTTTGGTGGGGGCATGAGACTGGGGAAAGGAAATTACATCTAATCAAATGGGATAGAGTTTGTCAACCTAGGAGGCTAGGGGGGCTTGGTCTGAAAAAGTTCAAAACAATGAATCAAGCCATGATCACCAAACAGTTCTGGCGTATTCATCATAATCCTCATTCTTTTCTAGCTAGGACCTTCAAAGCAAAGTATTTCCCTAGAGGACCAATTCAGGATTGTTGCCCCAAACCACACCATTCatggttttggaaaaaaatcatTAGACAAGAATGTCCAACTTTGAGGGAAGGAAGATGGTGGATTGGGGATGGTTATAATATCCCTCTCAAGCATAAAGACTGGGTTCAATGGTCTCCTCTTAATCTTCAAGACCATAGACTTCCTACTGGAACTGTGGGAGACTTAATTAACCACACATCTGCCTCTTGGAACTATAATCTAGTTAGAGATCTCTACCCCCCTTCTTTAGCTAGAAAAATCTTTCAAATTCTCATCTCCAAAACAAACTCTGTTCAGGACAAATTGGTTTGGAAACACTCTTCTGATGGGGTGTACAATGTTAAGAAGGCCTATGAGATTCTTAACTTAGAGCAATTACAACCTTCTAATCATAATCCTTTTTATAAGGTGGTGTGGACCAAACTCTGGAAAGTGAAAACCCCTCTGAAAATAAACACTTTTGTGTGGAAGTTGCTTCTGGACAGCTTACCTACATTTTCCAATCTTAGGAGTAGAGGAATCTCAGCTGACTCTAATTGTCCTTTCTGCAATGAGCATGAGGAGACCAGCactcatttatttcttttatgttcCTTTTCGAGAGCTTGCTGGCATGGCACCACTTTAGCCATACACTCTTCTGACTTCAATAACTTGTCTGTGCAGCAGTGGCTAACTGGGGTTATCACCATGCACAACAACAAGGATCCTAATGTTATGAACTATCTGCAAGCATTATTCACAACCTTGTGGTCTATTTGGAATCACAGGAACAAAGTTGTTCATGAGGGTATTTCTCCTAATCCTATGAATGTAATTCTCATGGCGCAATCTCTATCTTGCAGGTATAAGGATGCATTCTCAGAACAGCTCAGCTCA
The sequence above is drawn from the Quercus lobata isolate SW786 chromosome 12, ValleyOak3.0 Primary Assembly, whole genome shotgun sequence genome and encodes:
- the LOC115970483 gene encoding uncharacterized protein LOC115970483, whose translation is MDSLITPYQNAFIKGRNITDNILIAHEILDVLRKKKGRQACFGVLKIDMSKAYDRVDWTFLKAVLTVMKFEERWIQWIMECVTSVSYTLLVNRNLTSSFKPSQELRQGDPLSPYLFLFCANILSIALLQAENQKQLKGVKIGRNGLSFTHLLFADDSLFFFKKDDMSVTKLIAILDWYCSIFGQKINLEKSDLYCSPNMAAVDKESLASTLHVNLVQNPAKYLGMTFKMRGNRCADFHFLVDKLHSRLQGWKAKLLSQAGRTTLISFVLQSLPLYAFSCFRVPDTICNKMDAVVRAFWWGHETGERKLHLIKWDRVCQPRRLGGLGLKKFKTMNQAMITKQFWRIHHNPHSFLARTFKAKYFPRGPIQDCCPKPHHSWFWKKIIRQECPTLREGRWWIGDGYNIPLKHKDWVQWSPLNLQDHRLPTGTVGDLINHTSASWNYNLVRDLYPPSLARKIFQILISKTNSVQDKLVWKHSSDGVYNVKKAYEILNLEQLQPSNHNPFYKVVWTKLWKVKTPLKINTFVWKLLLDSLPTFSNLRSRGISADSNCPFCNEHEETSTHLFLLCSFSRACWHGTTLAIHSSDFNNLSVQQWLTGVITMHNNKDPNVMNYLQALFTTLWSIWNHRNKVVHEGISPNPMNVILMAQSLSCRYKDAFSEQLSSNQSPRISTTPVQSAVGSWQLIIKVTGFRDKKRNRSAFGFEAVNIQGESVFLAVNSSLVGAAEEFLLEAVVDACLTAKYHGFHSILFLSDSRGLVKLFNTRKAFDWQTNYRLADLNFLVQNGLLCHMILVPHMLLKTLCNVAKKAVQVPIKHYWLNPALL